From one Streptomyces chromofuscus genomic stretch:
- a CDS encoding SCO family protein: protein MRKKTFAAAALLAAATLTLSACGTGDDGGSPVAVVSEEGGSDKAGTVLDQPFEKPDLVLTDTDGEKYDLRKETAGKPTLIYFGYTNCPDVCPLTMNNIAVAKTKLPKAQQDELRIVFVTTDPDRDTPAALGKWLKGIDPRVVGLSGDFPTVQAAARTLGISIEAPHKEKGKIVSAHGTQVVAFSPKTDAGYVLYGEDATVDDYIKDLPKLVKGERP, encoded by the coding sequence ATGCGCAAGAAGACGTTCGCGGCGGCCGCGCTGCTCGCCGCCGCCACCCTGACCCTGTCCGCCTGCGGCACCGGCGACGACGGCGGTTCGCCCGTCGCCGTGGTCTCCGAGGAGGGCGGTTCCGACAAGGCGGGCACCGTCCTCGACCAGCCGTTCGAGAAGCCGGACCTGGTGCTGACGGACACCGACGGCGAGAAGTACGACCTCCGCAAGGAGACCGCGGGCAAGCCGACGCTGATCTACTTCGGCTACACCAACTGCCCCGACGTCTGCCCGCTGACGATGAACAACATCGCCGTCGCCAAGACCAAGCTGCCCAAGGCGCAGCAGGACGAGCTGCGGATCGTGTTCGTCACCACCGACCCGGACCGGGACACCCCGGCCGCGCTCGGCAAGTGGCTCAAGGGCATCGACCCCCGGGTCGTCGGCCTGAGCGGCGACTTCCCGACCGTCCAGGCCGCCGCCCGCACCCTCGGCATCTCCATCGAGGCGCCGCACAAGGAGAAGGGCAAGATCGTCTCCGCGCACGGCACCCAGGTCGTCGCCTTCTCCCCGAAGACCGACGCCGGGTACGTGCTCTACGGCGAGGACGCCACCGTCGACGACTACATCAAGGACCTCCCCAAGCTGGTCAAGGGGGAGAGGCCGTGA
- a CDS encoding copper chaperone PCu(A)C, protein MRRTAVTAALLAGALALAGCGSDSEADLSVSAAYMPQPVSDTMAAGFLTVANRGGTEDALTSVTSDIGEVTVHRTVDSAMREVTRLPVPAHGELVLESGGNHLMFEKLKRKPKQGETVSVELHFAESGRVTVEMPVKSATYTPDSGH, encoded by the coding sequence GTGAGGCGTACGGCCGTGACGGCGGCCCTGCTGGCGGGCGCGCTGGCGCTCGCGGGATGCGGCTCCGACTCGGAGGCGGACCTGTCCGTGAGCGCCGCCTACATGCCGCAGCCCGTCTCGGACACCATGGCGGCGGGCTTCCTGACCGTCGCCAACCGGGGCGGCACGGAGGACGCGTTGACGTCCGTGACCAGCGACATCGGCGAGGTGACCGTGCACCGGACGGTGGACTCGGCGATGCGGGAGGTCACACGGCTGCCGGTGCCCGCGCACGGTGAACTCGTGCTGGAGAGCGGCGGAAACCACCTGATGTTCGAGAAGCTGAAGCGCAAGCCGAAGCAGGGCGAGACGGTCTCCGTCGAACTGCACTTCGCCGAGTCCGGCCGCGTCACGGTGGAGATGCCGGTGAAGTCCGCGACGTACACCCCGGATTCCGGGCACTGA